One window from the genome of Vespula pensylvanica isolate Volc-1 chromosome 19, ASM1446617v1, whole genome shotgun sequence encodes:
- the LOC122635684 gene encoding DNA polymerase delta catalytic subunit isoform X1: MIRRQYSGPGATKKAKFSQNDDEDDYPGSFEAELATMDDMDDQFDLTQIIGEPIDNCEMTNEKPKAGPEQENISVKWNRPLPPDLNPQIDTLTFQQIDIDHYIGQPLPGMPGSKFGPVPIMRMFGVTEQGNSICCHVHGFCPYLFVTAPQNFTNAHCKPFKDALDQAVKKDMKSNQNNIQEAILAVEIVYKQTVYTYTGNDKNAFLKITVALPKLIAPCKRLLEKEIVYNEFNHTYTPFETNIDFDIRFMVDTSVVGCCWIELLPNTWKLRGQYGHTLPVISRCQLEVDVAWDTFIAHAAEGEWSKVAPFRILSFDIECAGRKGIFPEPNHDPVIQIANMVIRQGETEPFLRNIFTLNTCAPIVGCQVLSFNKEEELLQKWAEFVRQLDPDIFTGYNINNFDFPYLLNRAKYLNVKDFEYLGRIKNIKSIIKDQILQSKQMGRREYKVINFEGRVPFDLLLVLVRDYKLRSYSLNAVSYHFLQEQKEDVHHSIITDLQNGNAQTRRRLAVYCLKDAYLPLRLLDKLMCIIIYMEMARVTGVSLMSLLTRGQQIKVVSQLLRKMREKDYLMPVHTGRGSDEQFEGATVIEPKRGYYSDPIATLDFSSLYPSIIMAHNLCYTTLLTPDKQNKYDLKTDEVTRTPSKSLFVKSTVRKGLLPEILENLLTARKVAKAELKKETDPLKQKVLDGRQYALKVSANSVYGFTGAQMGKLPCLEISASVTAYGRTMIEKTKHEVEQHYCINNGYKNDAVVIYGDTDSVMVKFGVKKIEEAMELGKEAAEYVTSKFIKPIKLEFEKVYFPYLLINKKRYAGLYFTKPDKYDKMDCKGLETVRRDNCPLVANMMNTCLQKLLIDRNPNDAIDYAKQIISDLLCNRIDISQLVITKELTKTDYAAKQAHVELAAKMKKRDAGTAPKLGDRVPYVFISASKGTPAYQKAEDPIFVLENSIPIDTTYYLENQLSKPLVRIFEPILGEKAQSLLLKGDHTRTKIVATSKVGALAAFTRKKETCIGCKAVLPSKREKMAVCEYCETREAEIYQAEILVERKLEEKFCRLWTECQRCQGSLHQEVLCTSRDCPIFYMRKKIQLELDTQIKRIERFGIPEW, translated from the exons atgattAGAAGACAGTATTCGGGGCCTGGAGCTACGAAAAAAGCCAAATTTAG TCAAAATGACGATGAAGATGATTACCCTGGTTCATTTGAAGCCGAATTGGCTACTATGGATGATATGGATGATCAATTTGATTTAACACAAATCATTGGTGAA cCTATTGACAACTGCGAAATGACAAATGAAAAGCCAAAAGCA gGTCcagaacaagaaaatatatctgtaAAATGGAATAGACCGCTTCCACCAGATTTAAATCCACAAATTGATACATTAACATTTCAACAGATAGATATTGATCATTATATAG gtCAGCCATTACCAGGAATGCCAGGTAGTAAATTTGGTCCTGTTCCAATCATGAGAATGTTTGGTGTTACTGAACAAGGAAATTCTATTTGTTGTCATGTTCATGGATTTTGCCCATACCTATTTGTAACAGCACCACAGAACTTTACAAATGCTCATTGCAAACCTTTTAAG GATGCACTTGATCAAGCtgttaaaaaagatatgaaatcaaatcaaaataACATTCAAGAAGCTATTTTAGCTGTTGAGATTGTATATAAACAaacagtatatacatatacaggaaatgacaaaaatgcatttttgaaaattactGTTGCACTTCCAAAATTAATAGCACCCTGTAAAAGATtgcttgaaaaagaaattgtttataacgaaTTTAATCATACTTATACACCCTTTGAAACAAATATTGACTTTGATATcag ATTTATGGTAGATACGTCAGTTGTAGGCTGTTGTTGGATTGAACTACTACCAAATACATGGAAATTACGAGGTCAATATGGACATACATTGCCAGTAATATCTAGATGCCAGTTGGAAGTAGATGTTGCATGGGATACTTTTATAGCTCATGCAGCAGAAGGTGAATGGTCTAAAGTTGCACCATTTAGAATACTTAGTTTTGATATTGAATGTGCAGGAAGaaaag GTATATTTCCTGAACCTAATCATGATCCTGTTATACAAATTGCGAATATGGTAATCAGACAGGGAGAAACAGAACCATTTCTACGAAACATATTTACTCTTAATACATGTGCACCTATTGTCGGTTGTCAAGTACTTAGTTTTAACAAAGAAGAGGAACTTTTACAG AAATGGGCTGAATTTGTACGACAGTTAGATCCTGATATTTTTACaggatataatattaataattttgattttccaTATTTACTTAATCGCGCGAAATATCTTAATGTGAAAGACTTTGAGTATCTTGGtagaatcaaaaatataaagtctATAATCAAAGATCAGATATTGCAGAGTAAACAAATGGGACGACGTGAATACAAAGTTATAAACTTTGAAGGCAGAGTACCATTTGACTTACTTTTG GTATTAGTGAGAGATTATAAATTGAGGTCCTATTCTTTGAATGCtgtttcttatcattttttacaaGAGCAAAAAGAAGATGTGCATCATAGTATTATCACTGATTTACAAAATGGTAATGCACAGACTAGAAGGCGTCTTGCTGTGTATTGTTTAAAAGATGCATATTTACCATTAAGATTATTAGACAAATTAatgtgtataattatttatatggaAATGGCGAGAGTTACTGGTGTATCTTTGATGAGTTTATTAACTCGAGGGCAACAAATTAAAGTGGTTTCTCAACTTTTGAGAAAG ATgcgagaaaaagattatttaatgCCAGTACACACGGGACGTGGCTCGGATGAACAGTTTGAAGGAGCTACTGTTATAGAGCCAAAACGTGGTTATTATAGTGATCCTATAGCTACATTGGATTTCAGTTCCCTGTATCCTAGTATTATTATGGCTCATAATCTATGCTACACAACTTTATTAACGCCtgacaaacaaaataaatatgatttaaaaactGACGAAGTTACGCGTACTCCAAGCAAATCATTGTTTGTAAAATCTACCGTTAGAAAAGGGTTGCTTCctgaaattttagaaaatcttTTAACAGCCAGAAAAGTTGCTAAAGCTGAATTAAAGAAGGAAACTGATCCGCTTAAACAAAAAGTCTTGGATGGCAGACAATATGCTTTGAAAGTATCGGCAAATTCTGTCTATGGATTTACAGGTGCACAGATGGGAAAGTTACCGTGTTTGGAAATTTCTGCT AGCGTTACTGCTTACGGACGCACTATGatagaaaaaacgaaacacgAAGTTGAACAACATTACTGTATTAACAATGGTTACAAAAACGATGCTGTTGTTATTTATGGCGATACAGATTCTGTCATGGTTAAATTTGGcgtgaaaaagatagaagaagctATGGAACTAGGTAAAGAAGCTGCAGAGTATGTTacatcaaaatttattaaaccCATCAAATTGGAATTTGAAAAAGTCTATTTTCCCtatcttttaataaacaagaaaagataCGCGGGTCTTTACTTTACAAAGCCtgataaatatgataaaatggATTGTAAAGGTTTAGAAACAGTGAGAAGAGACAATTGTCCTTTAGTGGCAAACATGATGAACACCTGTTTGCAAAAATTACTCATTGATAG GAATCCCAATGATGCTATTGATTAtgcaaaacaaataataagcGATCTTTTGTGTAATCGTATCGACATTTCGCAGTTGGTTATCACGAAAGAGTTAACAAAGACTGACTATGCTGCGAAACAAGCACACGTCGAATTAGCAGCCAAGATGAAGAAGCGCGATGCAGGAACTGCACCAAAACTTGGTGATCGTGTtccatatgtatttataagtGCCTCTAAGGGTACTCCAGCTTATCAGAAAGCTGAGGATCCTATATTTGTATTAGAAAATAGTATTCCCATTGATACAacatattatttagaaaatcaaTTATCGAAACCATTAGTGCGTATTTTTGAACCAATTCTTGGTGAAAAAGCGCAATCGTTACTCTTAAAAGGGGATCATACTCGTACGAAAATTGTTGCTACTTCTAAAGTAGGTGCATTGGCAGCGTTCACacgtaagaaagaaacgtgTATTGGTTGTAAAGCTGTTTTGccatcgaaaagagaaaaaatggctGTGTGCGAGTATTGTGAAACGCGCGAAGCAGAAATTTATCAAGCTGAAATATTagtggaaagaaaattagaggAAAAGTTTTGTAGACTATGGACAGAGTGTCAAAGATGTCAAGGAAGCTTACATCAAGAAGTTTTGTGTACTAg TCGTGACTGTCCTATATTCTACATGCGGAAAAAGATTCAGTTAGAGTTAGATACTCAAATAAAACGGATCGAAAGATTTGGAATTCCAGAGTGGTAA
- the LOC122635684 gene encoding DNA polymerase delta catalytic subunit isoform X2, producing the protein MIRRQYSGPGATKKAKFSQNDDEDDYPGSFEAELATMDDMDDQFDLTQIIGEGPEQENISVKWNRPLPPDLNPQIDTLTFQQIDIDHYIGQPLPGMPGSKFGPVPIMRMFGVTEQGNSICCHVHGFCPYLFVTAPQNFTNAHCKPFKDALDQAVKKDMKSNQNNIQEAILAVEIVYKQTVYTYTGNDKNAFLKITVALPKLIAPCKRLLEKEIVYNEFNHTYTPFETNIDFDIRFMVDTSVVGCCWIELLPNTWKLRGQYGHTLPVISRCQLEVDVAWDTFIAHAAEGEWSKVAPFRILSFDIECAGRKGIFPEPNHDPVIQIANMVIRQGETEPFLRNIFTLNTCAPIVGCQVLSFNKEEELLQKWAEFVRQLDPDIFTGYNINNFDFPYLLNRAKYLNVKDFEYLGRIKNIKSIIKDQILQSKQMGRREYKVINFEGRVPFDLLLVLVRDYKLRSYSLNAVSYHFLQEQKEDVHHSIITDLQNGNAQTRRRLAVYCLKDAYLPLRLLDKLMCIIIYMEMARVTGVSLMSLLTRGQQIKVVSQLLRKMREKDYLMPVHTGRGSDEQFEGATVIEPKRGYYSDPIATLDFSSLYPSIIMAHNLCYTTLLTPDKQNKYDLKTDEVTRTPSKSLFVKSTVRKGLLPEILENLLTARKVAKAELKKETDPLKQKVLDGRQYALKVSANSVYGFTGAQMGKLPCLEISASVTAYGRTMIEKTKHEVEQHYCINNGYKNDAVVIYGDTDSVMVKFGVKKIEEAMELGKEAAEYVTSKFIKPIKLEFEKVYFPYLLINKKRYAGLYFTKPDKYDKMDCKGLETVRRDNCPLVANMMNTCLQKLLIDRNPNDAIDYAKQIISDLLCNRIDISQLVITKELTKTDYAAKQAHVELAAKMKKRDAGTAPKLGDRVPYVFISASKGTPAYQKAEDPIFVLENSIPIDTTYYLENQLSKPLVRIFEPILGEKAQSLLLKGDHTRTKIVATSKVGALAAFTRKKETCIGCKAVLPSKREKMAVCEYCETREAEIYQAEILVERKLEEKFCRLWTECQRCQGSLHQEVLCTSRDCPIFYMRKKIQLELDTQIKRIERFGIPEW; encoded by the exons atgattAGAAGACAGTATTCGGGGCCTGGAGCTACGAAAAAAGCCAAATTTAG TCAAAATGACGATGAAGATGATTACCCTGGTTCATTTGAAGCCGAATTGGCTACTATGGATGATATGGATGATCAATTTGATTTAACACAAATCATTGGTGAA gGTCcagaacaagaaaatatatctgtaAAATGGAATAGACCGCTTCCACCAGATTTAAATCCACAAATTGATACATTAACATTTCAACAGATAGATATTGATCATTATATAG gtCAGCCATTACCAGGAATGCCAGGTAGTAAATTTGGTCCTGTTCCAATCATGAGAATGTTTGGTGTTACTGAACAAGGAAATTCTATTTGTTGTCATGTTCATGGATTTTGCCCATACCTATTTGTAACAGCACCACAGAACTTTACAAATGCTCATTGCAAACCTTTTAAG GATGCACTTGATCAAGCtgttaaaaaagatatgaaatcaaatcaaaataACATTCAAGAAGCTATTTTAGCTGTTGAGATTGTATATAAACAaacagtatatacatatacaggaaatgacaaaaatgcatttttgaaaattactGTTGCACTTCCAAAATTAATAGCACCCTGTAAAAGATtgcttgaaaaagaaattgtttataacgaaTTTAATCATACTTATACACCCTTTGAAACAAATATTGACTTTGATATcag ATTTATGGTAGATACGTCAGTTGTAGGCTGTTGTTGGATTGAACTACTACCAAATACATGGAAATTACGAGGTCAATATGGACATACATTGCCAGTAATATCTAGATGCCAGTTGGAAGTAGATGTTGCATGGGATACTTTTATAGCTCATGCAGCAGAAGGTGAATGGTCTAAAGTTGCACCATTTAGAATACTTAGTTTTGATATTGAATGTGCAGGAAGaaaag GTATATTTCCTGAACCTAATCATGATCCTGTTATACAAATTGCGAATATGGTAATCAGACAGGGAGAAACAGAACCATTTCTACGAAACATATTTACTCTTAATACATGTGCACCTATTGTCGGTTGTCAAGTACTTAGTTTTAACAAAGAAGAGGAACTTTTACAG AAATGGGCTGAATTTGTACGACAGTTAGATCCTGATATTTTTACaggatataatattaataattttgattttccaTATTTACTTAATCGCGCGAAATATCTTAATGTGAAAGACTTTGAGTATCTTGGtagaatcaaaaatataaagtctATAATCAAAGATCAGATATTGCAGAGTAAACAAATGGGACGACGTGAATACAAAGTTATAAACTTTGAAGGCAGAGTACCATTTGACTTACTTTTG GTATTAGTGAGAGATTATAAATTGAGGTCCTATTCTTTGAATGCtgtttcttatcattttttacaaGAGCAAAAAGAAGATGTGCATCATAGTATTATCACTGATTTACAAAATGGTAATGCACAGACTAGAAGGCGTCTTGCTGTGTATTGTTTAAAAGATGCATATTTACCATTAAGATTATTAGACAAATTAatgtgtataattatttatatggaAATGGCGAGAGTTACTGGTGTATCTTTGATGAGTTTATTAACTCGAGGGCAACAAATTAAAGTGGTTTCTCAACTTTTGAGAAAG ATgcgagaaaaagattatttaatgCCAGTACACACGGGACGTGGCTCGGATGAACAGTTTGAAGGAGCTACTGTTATAGAGCCAAAACGTGGTTATTATAGTGATCCTATAGCTACATTGGATTTCAGTTCCCTGTATCCTAGTATTATTATGGCTCATAATCTATGCTACACAACTTTATTAACGCCtgacaaacaaaataaatatgatttaaaaactGACGAAGTTACGCGTACTCCAAGCAAATCATTGTTTGTAAAATCTACCGTTAGAAAAGGGTTGCTTCctgaaattttagaaaatcttTTAACAGCCAGAAAAGTTGCTAAAGCTGAATTAAAGAAGGAAACTGATCCGCTTAAACAAAAAGTCTTGGATGGCAGACAATATGCTTTGAAAGTATCGGCAAATTCTGTCTATGGATTTACAGGTGCACAGATGGGAAAGTTACCGTGTTTGGAAATTTCTGCT AGCGTTACTGCTTACGGACGCACTATGatagaaaaaacgaaacacgAAGTTGAACAACATTACTGTATTAACAATGGTTACAAAAACGATGCTGTTGTTATTTATGGCGATACAGATTCTGTCATGGTTAAATTTGGcgtgaaaaagatagaagaagctATGGAACTAGGTAAAGAAGCTGCAGAGTATGTTacatcaaaatttattaaaccCATCAAATTGGAATTTGAAAAAGTCTATTTTCCCtatcttttaataaacaagaaaagataCGCGGGTCTTTACTTTACAAAGCCtgataaatatgataaaatggATTGTAAAGGTTTAGAAACAGTGAGAAGAGACAATTGTCCTTTAGTGGCAAACATGATGAACACCTGTTTGCAAAAATTACTCATTGATAG GAATCCCAATGATGCTATTGATTAtgcaaaacaaataataagcGATCTTTTGTGTAATCGTATCGACATTTCGCAGTTGGTTATCACGAAAGAGTTAACAAAGACTGACTATGCTGCGAAACAAGCACACGTCGAATTAGCAGCCAAGATGAAGAAGCGCGATGCAGGAACTGCACCAAAACTTGGTGATCGTGTtccatatgtatttataagtGCCTCTAAGGGTACTCCAGCTTATCAGAAAGCTGAGGATCCTATATTTGTATTAGAAAATAGTATTCCCATTGATACAacatattatttagaaaatcaaTTATCGAAACCATTAGTGCGTATTTTTGAACCAATTCTTGGTGAAAAAGCGCAATCGTTACTCTTAAAAGGGGATCATACTCGTACGAAAATTGTTGCTACTTCTAAAGTAGGTGCATTGGCAGCGTTCACacgtaagaaagaaacgtgTATTGGTTGTAAAGCTGTTTTGccatcgaaaagagaaaaaatggctGTGTGCGAGTATTGTGAAACGCGCGAAGCAGAAATTTATCAAGCTGAAATATTagtggaaagaaaattagaggAAAAGTTTTGTAGACTATGGACAGAGTGTCAAAGATGTCAAGGAAGCTTACATCAAGAAGTTTTGTGTACTAg TCGTGACTGTCCTATATTCTACATGCGGAAAAAGATTCAGTTAGAGTTAGATACTCAAATAAAACGGATCGAAAGATTTGGAATTCCAGAGTGGTAA
- the LOC122635684 gene encoding DNA polymerase delta catalytic subunit isoform X4 translates to MGPEQENISVKWNRPLPPDLNPQIDTLTFQQIDIDHYIGQPLPGMPGSKFGPVPIMRMFGVTEQGNSICCHVHGFCPYLFVTAPQNFTNAHCKPFKDALDQAVKKDMKSNQNNIQEAILAVEIVYKQTVYTYTGNDKNAFLKITVALPKLIAPCKRLLEKEIVYNEFNHTYTPFETNIDFDIRFMVDTSVVGCCWIELLPNTWKLRGQYGHTLPVISRCQLEVDVAWDTFIAHAAEGEWSKVAPFRILSFDIECAGRKGIFPEPNHDPVIQIANMVIRQGETEPFLRNIFTLNTCAPIVGCQVLSFNKEEELLQKWAEFVRQLDPDIFTGYNINNFDFPYLLNRAKYLNVKDFEYLGRIKNIKSIIKDQILQSKQMGRREYKVINFEGRVPFDLLLVLVRDYKLRSYSLNAVSYHFLQEQKEDVHHSIITDLQNGNAQTRRRLAVYCLKDAYLPLRLLDKLMCIIIYMEMARVTGVSLMSLLTRGQQIKVVSQLLRKMREKDYLMPVHTGRGSDEQFEGATVIEPKRGYYSDPIATLDFSSLYPSIIMAHNLCYTTLLTPDKQNKYDLKTDEVTRTPSKSLFVKSTVRKGLLPEILENLLTARKVAKAELKKETDPLKQKVLDGRQYALKVSANSVYGFTGAQMGKLPCLEISASVTAYGRTMIEKTKHEVEQHYCINNGYKNDAVVIYGDTDSVMVKFGVKKIEEAMELGKEAAEYVTSKFIKPIKLEFEKVYFPYLLINKKRYAGLYFTKPDKYDKMDCKGLETVRRDNCPLVANMMNTCLQKLLIDRNPNDAIDYAKQIISDLLCNRIDISQLVITKELTKTDYAAKQAHVELAAKMKKRDAGTAPKLGDRVPYVFISASKGTPAYQKAEDPIFVLENSIPIDTTYYLENQLSKPLVRIFEPILGEKAQSLLLKGDHTRTKIVATSKVGALAAFTRKKETCIGCKAVLPSKREKMAVCEYCETREAEIYQAEILVERKLEEKFCRLWTECQRCQGSLHQEVLCTSRDCPIFYMRKKIQLELDTQIKRIERFGIPEW, encoded by the exons ATG gGTCcagaacaagaaaatatatctgtaAAATGGAATAGACCGCTTCCACCAGATTTAAATCCACAAATTGATACATTAACATTTCAACAGATAGATATTGATCATTATATAG gtCAGCCATTACCAGGAATGCCAGGTAGTAAATTTGGTCCTGTTCCAATCATGAGAATGTTTGGTGTTACTGAACAAGGAAATTCTATTTGTTGTCATGTTCATGGATTTTGCCCATACCTATTTGTAACAGCACCACAGAACTTTACAAATGCTCATTGCAAACCTTTTAAG GATGCACTTGATCAAGCtgttaaaaaagatatgaaatcaaatcaaaataACATTCAAGAAGCTATTTTAGCTGTTGAGATTGTATATAAACAaacagtatatacatatacaggaaatgacaaaaatgcatttttgaaaattactGTTGCACTTCCAAAATTAATAGCACCCTGTAAAAGATtgcttgaaaaagaaattgtttataacgaaTTTAATCATACTTATACACCCTTTGAAACAAATATTGACTTTGATATcag ATTTATGGTAGATACGTCAGTTGTAGGCTGTTGTTGGATTGAACTACTACCAAATACATGGAAATTACGAGGTCAATATGGACATACATTGCCAGTAATATCTAGATGCCAGTTGGAAGTAGATGTTGCATGGGATACTTTTATAGCTCATGCAGCAGAAGGTGAATGGTCTAAAGTTGCACCATTTAGAATACTTAGTTTTGATATTGAATGTGCAGGAAGaaaag GTATATTTCCTGAACCTAATCATGATCCTGTTATACAAATTGCGAATATGGTAATCAGACAGGGAGAAACAGAACCATTTCTACGAAACATATTTACTCTTAATACATGTGCACCTATTGTCGGTTGTCAAGTACTTAGTTTTAACAAAGAAGAGGAACTTTTACAG AAATGGGCTGAATTTGTACGACAGTTAGATCCTGATATTTTTACaggatataatattaataattttgattttccaTATTTACTTAATCGCGCGAAATATCTTAATGTGAAAGACTTTGAGTATCTTGGtagaatcaaaaatataaagtctATAATCAAAGATCAGATATTGCAGAGTAAACAAATGGGACGACGTGAATACAAAGTTATAAACTTTGAAGGCAGAGTACCATTTGACTTACTTTTG GTATTAGTGAGAGATTATAAATTGAGGTCCTATTCTTTGAATGCtgtttcttatcattttttacaaGAGCAAAAAGAAGATGTGCATCATAGTATTATCACTGATTTACAAAATGGTAATGCACAGACTAGAAGGCGTCTTGCTGTGTATTGTTTAAAAGATGCATATTTACCATTAAGATTATTAGACAAATTAatgtgtataattatttatatggaAATGGCGAGAGTTACTGGTGTATCTTTGATGAGTTTATTAACTCGAGGGCAACAAATTAAAGTGGTTTCTCAACTTTTGAGAAAG ATgcgagaaaaagattatttaatgCCAGTACACACGGGACGTGGCTCGGATGAACAGTTTGAAGGAGCTACTGTTATAGAGCCAAAACGTGGTTATTATAGTGATCCTATAGCTACATTGGATTTCAGTTCCCTGTATCCTAGTATTATTATGGCTCATAATCTATGCTACACAACTTTATTAACGCCtgacaaacaaaataaatatgatttaaaaactGACGAAGTTACGCGTACTCCAAGCAAATCATTGTTTGTAAAATCTACCGTTAGAAAAGGGTTGCTTCctgaaattttagaaaatcttTTAACAGCCAGAAAAGTTGCTAAAGCTGAATTAAAGAAGGAAACTGATCCGCTTAAACAAAAAGTCTTGGATGGCAGACAATATGCTTTGAAAGTATCGGCAAATTCTGTCTATGGATTTACAGGTGCACAGATGGGAAAGTTACCGTGTTTGGAAATTTCTGCT AGCGTTACTGCTTACGGACGCACTATGatagaaaaaacgaaacacgAAGTTGAACAACATTACTGTATTAACAATGGTTACAAAAACGATGCTGTTGTTATTTATGGCGATACAGATTCTGTCATGGTTAAATTTGGcgtgaaaaagatagaagaagctATGGAACTAGGTAAAGAAGCTGCAGAGTATGTTacatcaaaatttattaaaccCATCAAATTGGAATTTGAAAAAGTCTATTTTCCCtatcttttaataaacaagaaaagataCGCGGGTCTTTACTTTACAAAGCCtgataaatatgataaaatggATTGTAAAGGTTTAGAAACAGTGAGAAGAGACAATTGTCCTTTAGTGGCAAACATGATGAACACCTGTTTGCAAAAATTACTCATTGATAG GAATCCCAATGATGCTATTGATTAtgcaaaacaaataataagcGATCTTTTGTGTAATCGTATCGACATTTCGCAGTTGGTTATCACGAAAGAGTTAACAAAGACTGACTATGCTGCGAAACAAGCACACGTCGAATTAGCAGCCAAGATGAAGAAGCGCGATGCAGGAACTGCACCAAAACTTGGTGATCGTGTtccatatgtatttataagtGCCTCTAAGGGTACTCCAGCTTATCAGAAAGCTGAGGATCCTATATTTGTATTAGAAAATAGTATTCCCATTGATACAacatattatttagaaaatcaaTTATCGAAACCATTAGTGCGTATTTTTGAACCAATTCTTGGTGAAAAAGCGCAATCGTTACTCTTAAAAGGGGATCATACTCGTACGAAAATTGTTGCTACTTCTAAAGTAGGTGCATTGGCAGCGTTCACacgtaagaaagaaacgtgTATTGGTTGTAAAGCTGTTTTGccatcgaaaagagaaaaaatggctGTGTGCGAGTATTGTGAAACGCGCGAAGCAGAAATTTATCAAGCTGAAATATTagtggaaagaaaattagaggAAAAGTTTTGTAGACTATGGACAGAGTGTCAAAGATGTCAAGGAAGCTTACATCAAGAAGTTTTGTGTACTAg TCGTGACTGTCCTATATTCTACATGCGGAAAAAGATTCAGTTAGAGTTAGATACTCAAATAAAACGGATCGAAAGATTTGGAATTCCAGAGTGGTAA